The genomic segment GACATCCCTCCCCAACCTTCAGAAGCTCCTTCAAACAACAGGAGGATTCCAGTGACTTGAGAATGTGTCCTGATGGCTTaagggggctgggcagggagtgGCAGGGTTGGGGGCGGGCTTAAGGGGGCCAGGGAGGGGTTAACCCACTTCCACCTCTTCCTTGACGTGTCTGGTTCTCCTGTTTGCTATAAAATCAGAAAAACCAATCCGTTCCACATAAATGGAGCTTGGGGAGATTTTAAGTAGAAGGCAAAGCTTTGTGCAAATGTCTCTCGGGGCCCCTAGTcgcctcccctgtccctgggagcaGAGCTACCCCCTAGAAGAAGAGCCCATTCAGGAGACCTGTTGGGTGACCAGCAGAGGGTCAAACTGTTGTGCTGGGAAACCCCTCCCAGCTCCCCAAACTCCTCCCACGTGTATATTCTTGCTGCTGGCTTGCCCACCTTACCCCTGCGCCCATCACTCACGAGACCTGCCTGTTCTCTTCCAGCCTTTAAGAAGTACCTGCAAGAAACCTACTCAAAGCAAGTCTCCAGCCAAGACCCCTGACCTGGGATGTCCAGCTCTCcttgtgttgtctttttttttcttttttttccttaggcgGTCTGTCCATGCCTCGATTTCTGTACAGGACTCTGTCTTATCTGTGgtgtcatttttgttttgtttctgttttttaaattaagtgtGGTTAAACCCTTGTgatgaatatattaaataaatacattttggggTTTTTATAGCAAGTTGCTGTTTTGTCATTACCCAAGGGTTGGAAGTGCCCAGGGTTAGCAGAGATCAGGTTTAGGGTTTGGGTTCTCTGCTCCACAGCCCAGGGAGTAGAAACAGCTGATAGGCTGTAGGGCTGAGCAAGGGAGTGACAGGATTCCCTCCCTTGCAACCTGAGTTATTTTATGATTCtgcatctgtttcctcatctataaaacaggtgTCACAAAATGCTAGTctctgggagttccctggcggtctagtggtgAGGAGTCAACACTTTCACTGCTGCAGCCTGGGTCCAATGCCTGGGAACAGATCCCAGAGGCCACACAGCGtggcaataaataaatactaatttaaaaaagaaaagcaaaatgctgATCCTATGGAGTGGTGACACAGACCAGGAATATAGGTGTTGTCCCAGTTGTGTTGCAGATGAAGCTGAGCCAGATCTTAAGACTGAAACAGAGTGAttacagtgtgtatgtgtgtgttggagggggtTGGAAAGAGGACCAGACACCCACTTTATGACAGTAGATTTTTTTGACCCTGAAGAAGGAGCAAGAGGACATTCAGGCGACCCTATAGCTGACCCAGGCTCTGAGGAGGCAGCCAGGGGAAGTTTTCTGGATCGAGATTGCAAGTCACCCCCTGCCCCAGGTCCTCCATTGATGGCTCCATCTCCACTGGGGCACATTCACCTGCTCCATCTCCCAGCATTTCCTCTGTTTGCTGTACCACTGGTCCAGACTCCCAGGCCCTTAGGCCATCTTTCCACTGACCCACCACAGGCCTTTGGGCCCCTAGGAGGAAACCCCTGTGTTGACCAGCTGGGTCGCAGCAGGCTGAGGTGCTGGGCCCCGCCCAGGTCCTGCAGGAAGATCTCCGTGAGAAGCTCAGGTGCGCTCCAACAAGGCCCGAGTGTTGCCCTACTCACCCAGCCTGGTCAACTGTGTCTGCAGCTGCTTGTGCAGGCCTGGGGTAGGGTAAGAGGAGGAGACAGCAGGAGACAATCAGACCACCTTTTCCTCTTAATCCAGCTAGCCCACATCCCTGTGCCCTGACCAAGCTGTCACATGTGGAAAGAAATGTGGTTGGAACTTAGATGTCCTCTGATCAATTTCTTCATCTCAGATTGTGCTGTTGGCTCTCTCCTTGGAGCTTAAACTCCTGTTGCTCAATCTACCATGCTTGCAAACTTGCCCAGGATTTTATTCAAATACAAATTTTGATTCAGTCGGTCTGGGTGGGGCCTGAGGCTCTGCAGTTCCAATCAGCTCCCAGGGGGTATCATTGCCGTTTAGTTAAAGGTACAGAGCAGTCTTCTCACGGTGTGGTCCTTCCACTTGTCACCTGGATCTGGCTAGAAATGCAAGTTCTTGGCCCCAGTAATCTGTCCAGATGATTCTGACACTCTCAAATTGAAaatcaccaaaaaaataaaaagaaaatcgccagaccaggcttccctggtggtccagtggttcagaatctgtctgccaatgcagcggacacaggttcgacccctggtccaggaagatcccatatgctacaagGCAACTGAGCTCgtacgccacaactactgagcctacattCTATAGAGTCCGCCAGTCACAACCCCGGAGCCCACGCATGCCCTAGAGGCCatgatctgcaacaagagaagtcactgcaataagAACTCCACacactgcaaccaagagtagccccgcttgctgcaactagagaaagcccgtgtgcagcaacaaagacccactgcagccagaaataaattaaaaaaaaaaaaaaaatcaccaggcCGGGAGACATCTAAGAAGAGCAGAGCTCAGAATCTGACACTGGTTCTTAAGTGCTGGCCAAGGTGGATGCGTCTTTGCCTGCCTCAGGAAGCCTCTTTATGTGCTTTCGTAGATCATGGTGTCtgatccaccccccaccccagatggTCACGTGGCCTACAAGTGTCAGTCACAGAGACCCAACTCTACATTGTCATTCAGAACTAATCCCTCCAAGAAAGTAAAATTGCTTTCTTGAACACTACTAGGGCTGCTAAAAGAGGAGGGAGTCAGTCTGGGCTGCTGGTGGAGACAGCTGCAGATGGAAGAATGCCAAGCGGAGACAAATAGCTGAGCGATGACACTGAAACGCTGGCCTCCACTTCACGCCTTGGCATCCCAGTGTCACAAGTCAACAAATCTCTTTTTGGTGTAAGTCAGTTTGACTTCGGCTTCTGACACTAGTGCAGGAAGTATGAGAAGGTGGTCATGGTTGCTAAGTCGCTAAGTCACGCCTGactcttgtgaacccatggactgtagcctgctaggctcctgtgATAATCGTCATTCACATTCATTCAGTACAGCGGTTGAGTGCCTACAAGGTAAAGGCCCCAGGTTGGGGGCTGGGGATAAGGCAGGGAAGAGGGCATAGTGCTATCCTCAAGGAGAATGAAATTTAGGGAGCAGACAGACATatcaatggggcttcccaggtggctcagtggtaaagcctccacctgccaatccctggattgggaagatcccctggagaaggaaacagcaacccactctggtattcttgctgggaaatcacatggacagaggagcctggcaggctacagtccatgaggtcacaaaaaggcaaacacgactgagtgactgagcccgtACACAAGCAAAGGCATGTCAGTAGCAGGAATAAGTGGTGGTTAAAGTAGAACTGTGTTAGAATTCCTGATCCACTCCCATATTACTCGTACACACTTGGGAACTTAGAGCAAAcctctctgtaaaatggaaatattagtAGCTACCTCATAGGATAGAACAGTGCCTCAgaatagtgcctgacacacaaAAAGCTCTAAATAAAACCTGGATGTGGGAgatccctggcagtctagtggttaggattccaggcttccaCTGACATggcttgggttcagtccccagtTAGGGAACTGAGATAAGCCACGTGGtgtagcaaaaaacaaaaactgagtgCTAGGCTCACATGTTGCTATGAGAACTCAGAGGTGAGTGAGGCACCTAACGAAGACGAGGAGGGTCAAAGAAggctctctggagaaggaaactgggcCTTGCGGGAGGTAATACGCAGTTCATGAAGCCTTGAGCAGGGCAGTGACATTATCTGATTTGGTTTTGGAAAGATCCTTCCGACCACCACCTGTCTAGGGAGTGAATGGCTAGAAGGAAGTTCGCTACCGTTATCATTAGCCTGGTAAGCAATAGTGGTTATGATGCCCTGAGTTATGATGCCCAGTGGGCTTGGAGAGGAGGGACAAAGTGGTAAGGAGACAAAGTGGCAGGGTCCAGTAAGTAAATTAGAGGTGGGAAACGAGCTCCAGAATTTCTGACTTGGGTCTCATCCCTGAGATAGGCACCACAGGGCAAGATGGGGGAGGGAGATTTATCAGTTTACAGCAGAGCCAGTCTGAAGCACTCAGGACGCCCGGGAAGAACTGTCAGCAGGTAGTCTTGCTCCTGTTTCCACCCCACAACCACATCGTCTAGGTCAGCGGTGCCCAGCCTTTGggcaccagggaccaatttcATGGCAGACAGTTTTCCACCGACCGGAGTGGTGGAGggggggggatggtttcaggatgattcaagcacactacagttctattattattacactgtgatatataattatataactcACCATAAGGCAgaatcagatcatcaggcattagattcttgTGCAACCTAGATCCCTCTCATGCACAGTTCACAGAAGGGTTTGCGTTCCTTTGAGAATCTAATACTGCCACTGATCTTACCAGAGATGAAGCTCAGGCAGTAATGTGAGCAACGGGGAATGGCTatgaatacagatgaagcttcaatCCTCACTCGCTAACTCATCTCTCACCTCCTACTGTGTGGCCCAGTTCCTAATAGGCCACAGACTGGTACCGTACCCGGTACTGGGGATTGGGGACCTCTGATCTAAGTTATCATCTATATGtctgggtgagatggttggatggcatcaccaactcgatggacatgaatctgagcaagctctgggagttggtgatggacatggaagcctggcatgctgcagtccatggggtcgcaaagagtcggacacgactgagcaactgaactgaactgatatgtctGGGTACGTcattcctcagctgtaaaatggaaataagggCATCTGTCCCTGGGATTGTGTGGATAAATGAGACAGTGAgcagcacacagtaggcactcataGGGATGATTACTAAACTCCAGCACAGCTCCTGGCTGGAAATACCATCCAGGAAACATGAATGAgtcagaaaggggaaaagaaaacacgGAGCTGGAGAAAGAGGGCTAGAGTGATGAATAAGAGTTCAATGTTTCAAGATAACAACATTACTAAAAGGATTTACTGTATGCtgactctgtgccaggctctaTTCTAAGCACTTGGTACACATTAACTAGTCCTTCCAAACctgtgcaagtcactcagtcctgtctgactctttcggaccccatggactgtacaatccatagaattctccaggccagaatactggagtgggtagccttctccttctccagggcatcttcccaacccagggatcaaacccagatctccaacattgcaggcggattctttaccagctgagccaccaggtaagcccaaagATAAGTACTgtcattgtccccattttacagattaggataGGGAGCAGAGAGTGGTTTGTCACCAGCAATGAGGATTCAGACTCAGCCTGACCAAAGCCAAACTACCACTGCACTTAGTTAGCTTCGACCAGACTCTCACTATCCTTGAGTTGTTTCCAAAAGAGCTCTGGACGCCAGAGTGCAGCCAGTCACCGCACGGATCAAGGAAGGACGTGATGGTATCTGAGCTGGGTCTTGGTATCTTGGAGATGGCATCTGAGCTGGGTTGAGGATTTGCCAAGGCAGAGGAAGAAGGGCAGTCCAAGGAGAGAGAACAACGTGTGCATAGGCCCGAGGGCTTAAAAGTGCACCCCACCTCCCGAGCAAAAGAGAGAGGCCGGAGCCTCTCGATGGGAGGGGCAACAGTGAGAGGAGGGGATTGAGTCTGGATTTGATTCTAGAAGCAGAGGGGACCCTGGAAGCGCCAGGCGCCGCACAGCCCCTCGGCTAAGCTGTCACGCACGCTCAGTCGCGAAACTTCTGAGGGCACGGAACGCCACCTCGGGTTCCCGAGTCCCGCTGCGCTCGGACCCGAGGACGCTCAGGCGGCTCCAGCCTTGCGGGCGCCCTGGACGGAGGCCCAACCAGGCGGCCCGGGACACTCGATCCGGCCCCGTCCTCCCCTCTACTCAGGCCACGCGCTCTGCaacatttccttttattccttccaGACACATCCCCAGACGGGGCCGCGCCTCCCTCCCGGGGCGGGGGGACGCGAGCGGCCCGGGGCGCAGTGCCGCCCACGCCCGAGGGCCGCGCGGTGTCGGTGGCTGCAAGGGCCGACTTCTTACTGCACGCCCTCCATCATCTTCAGGAACTCTGCGGGAAAGGAGACAGAGGAGCGCTCACGAGTCTCCCCGCGGCGGACAAGGCCGGGCCGCTCCGGCCTCTTCGGCCTCTTAGACGCGGCGCCCAGCTATTAGCGGATGCACTGCACAAACTGGCCCGCGGGAGGCGGGGAGGAacctggccccgccccgcccggccccgcccggccccgcccggccccgcccggccccgccctcAAGGCGGAGGACGCCCGCCTGGGCGCGAAGCTCCGGGGGCTCCGGTCCCCGCGCGCCCCAACCCTCACCGTCGAAGTCAATGCGGCCGTCGTTGTTCTTGTCCCCGTCCTTCATCAGGGATTCGAGCTCCTCGTCTGTCACGTGCTCCCCGGAGGCCCGGAAAATCTCCGCCAGCTCCTCGGCGTCGATGTAGCCGTCCGCGTTCCTGCGGGCGCGtagggccggggcggggggcgctcAGGGCCCGCAGGGGCGAGCCGCTCGCGCcacgccccccgccccctcctgcacccctcccccgcccccccagaaCCTTCGGGCCCTGCGGGCCAGATTCAGACTGCTCGGCCCTTGGCTGCTCCCAGGGCTCCCGACGCACCTGTCGAAGATGCGGAAACACTCAGCCAACTCCTCCTCGCTCTTGCCCTTGGCGTCCTCTTTCATCTGGCGCACCATCATGACCAAGAACTCCTCGAAGTCGATGGTACCGCTGCCTGAGGGGAGCGGGTGGTGAGCGGGCCAAGCCCTCGCTGCCACCCTCTCCCCGCCGCCCATCCTCCCACCCCCCCAAGGGCCACCCGCTCACCATCCTCATCCACCTCCTCGATGATGGCGTCCAGCTCCTCTTTGGTGGGTGTctggcccagcatcctcatcaCGGTGCCCAGCTCCTTGACGCTGATGTCCCCGCCGCCATCCGCGTCGAACATGTCGAAGGCGGCCTTGAACTCTGCCAGGGCGAGGAGGGCAGAGGGCCACGGTGAGCCTGGCGAGACTGTCAGCCTCACATCCACACACTCTCTCCCTGCCTGCCCAGACACCCCAGGTTCGCCGGCACCCCGCTTCCCAGCAGCCAGCCCGCCCACCCCCACTC from the Dama dama isolate Ldn47 chromosome 23, ASM3311817v1, whole genome shotgun sequence genome contains:
- the TNNC2 gene encoding troponin C, skeletal muscle isoform X2: MTDQQAEARSYLSEEMIAEFKAAFDMFDADGGGDISVKELGTVMRMLGQTPTKEELDAIIEEVDEDGSGTIDFEEFLVMMVRQMKEDAKGKSEEELAECFRIFDRNADGYIDAEELAEIFRASGEHVTDEELESLMKDGDKNNDGRIDFDEFLKMMEGVQ
- the TNNC2 gene encoding troponin C, skeletal muscle isoform X1, translating into MYSGLPLRLFDGPCLLQTDQQAEARSYLSEEMIAEFKAAFDMFDADGGGDISVKELGTVMRMLGQTPTKEELDAIIEEVDEDGSGTIDFEEFLVMMVRQMKEDAKGKSEEELAECFRIFDRNADGYIDAEELAEIFRASGEHVTDEELESLMKDGDKNNDGRIDFDEFLKMMEGVQ